The proteins below come from a single Megalops cyprinoides isolate fMegCyp1 chromosome 5, fMegCyp1.pri, whole genome shotgun sequence genomic window:
- the myorg gene encoding myogenesis-regulating glycosidase, which yields MYQVVPGGAAGTITNAVPIKQKMAKDARPLVGAGVLGLVLVIAAVAAWCYYISSLHKADLLKTELLDLNKDGFLIRNQAGAIVFRMAFRSGTLDLDSCSKEGEILSCGRSVAGKLNFFIQTVRPKDTVMCYRVRWEELESDRPVEHAMSYNGSHWYGGAESSIQHWPIVITGQQAPKPFVTSDIYSNRHDFGGILERYWLSSNATAIKINDSVPFHLGWNDTEKVMYFQARYQDSPYKPHPGQLPYSELSYRVCVGSDVTSIHKYMVRRYFNKPNKVPSKAMFQHPIWSTWALHKTEIDQEKLLQYAANIRKHRFNCSHLELDDRYTSSYGEFEFDPVKFPNATGMFQKLKADGFLVTLWTHPFINYDSVNFGIGVEKGLFVREPMGMLPALVRWWNGIGSILDFTNTDARDWFSSHLRALRSKYGVVSFKFDAGETNYLPWQFSTRVPLRDPSTFTRRYTEMAIPFNERAELRVGYQSQNISCFFRLIDRDSVWGYELGLKSLIPTVLTISILGYQFIMPDMIGGNVYPNRTHGSQRLPDRELYIRWLELSAFMPAMQFSIPPWEYDAEVIQIAQRFTALHETLVAPRVLELAGEVLGTGDPIIRPLWWIATGDETAYKIDSQFLIGDDLMVAPVLEPGKQERDIYLPAGRWRSYKGEVFDNKGPLHLTDYPVDLDEIAYFVWM from the exons ATGTACCAAGTGGTACCAGGGGGTGCCGCAGGCACCATTACCAATGCTGTACCAATAAAGCAGAAGATGGCCAAAGATGCGCGCCCCCTTGTGGGGGCTGGTGTCCTGGGTTTGGTGCTGGTCATCGCTGCAGTGGCCGCTTGGTGCTACTATATCTCCTCCTTGCACAAGGCTGACCTGCTCAAAACGGAGTTGCTGGACCTAAATAAGGACGGATTCCTAATTCGCAACCAGGCTGGGGCCATTGTCTTCCGCATGGCATTTAG GTCAGGAACTCTTGACTTGGACTCATGCTCGAAGGAGGGAGAGATTCTAAGCTGTGGCCGGTCGGTAGCAGGGAAACTCAACTTTTTCATCCAGACAGTGAGGCCAAAGGACACGGTCATGTGCTACCGCGTGCGCTGGGAGGAGCTGGAGTCCGACCGGCCAGTGGAGCACGCCATGTCTTACAACGGATCGCACTGGTACGGCGGGGCAGAGAGCAGCATCCAGCACTGGCCCATCGTTATCACTGGCCAGCAGGCGCCGAAGCCCTTTGTGACGAGCGACATATACTCCAACCGCCATGATTTCGGAGGCATTTTGGAACGTTACTGGCTGTCTTCTAATGCCACGGCCATCAAGATCAATGACTCGGTCCCCTTCCACCTGGGCTGGAATGACACAGAGAAGGTCATGTACTTCCAGGCCAGGTACCAAGACAGCCCATATAAGCCACACCCTGGGCAGCTACCCTATTCGGAGCTCAGctaccgtgtgtgtgtgggctccGATGTTACCTCCATCCACAAGTACATGGTGCGACGATACTTCAACAAGCCCAACAAGGTGCCCTCCAAGGCTATGTTCCAGCACCCTATTTGGTCTACCTGGGCGCTGCACAAGACCGAGATCGACCAGGAGAAGCTGCTCCAGTATGCAGCCAACATCCGGAAGCACCGGTTCAACTGCAGCCACCTGGAACTGGACGACCGCTACACCAGCAGCTACGGCGAGTTCGAGTTCGATCCCGTCAAGTTCCCCAACGCCACGGGCATGTTCCAGAAGCTGAAGGCGGACGGTTTCCTTGTGACCCTCTGGACTCACCCCTTCATCAACTACGACTCGGTTAACTTCGGCATAGGTGTGGAGAAGGGGCTGTTTGTGCGGGAGCCCATGGGCATGCTGCCCGCCCTGGTGCGCTGGTGGAACGGCATCGGCTCCATCCTGGACTTCACCAACACAGATGCGCGCGACTGGTTCTCCTCCCACCTGCGTGCCCTCCGGTCCAAGTACGGCGTTGTCTCCTTCAAGTTTGACGCCGGAGAGACTAACTACCTGCCCTGGCAGTTCAGCACCCGCGTCCCCCTGCGGGACCCCAGCACCTTCACCCGCCGCTATACCGAGATGGCCATCCCCTTCAACGAGCGTGCTGAGCTGCGCGTGGGCTACCAGTCGCAGAACATCTCCTGCTTTTTCCGTCTCATCGACCGCGACTCGGTCTGGGGCTACGAGCTGGGCCTCAAGTCCCTCATCCCCACCGTGCTCACCATCAGCATCCTGGGATACCAGTTCATCATGCCAGACATGATCGGCGGCAACGTCTACCCTAACCGGACCCACGGCTCCCAACGGCTGCCCGACCGCGAGCTGTACATACGCTGGCTGGAGCTGTCGGCCTTCATGCCCGCCATGCAGTTCTCCATCCCGCCCTGGGAGTACGACGCCGAGGTCATCCAGATCGCCCAGCGCTTCACCGCCTTGCACGAGACGCTGGTCGCCCCTCGGGTTCTGGAGCTGGCGGGGGAGGTGCTGGGTACCGGTGACCCCATCATCCGGCCATTGTGGTGGATCGCTACGGGAGATGAGACGGCCTACAAGATCGACTCCCAGTTCCTGATCGGGGATGACCTCATGGTGGCACCTGTCCTGGAGCCTGGCAAACAGGAGAGGGACATATACCTCCCGGCTGGTCGCTGGCGTAGCTACAAGGGTGAAGTCTTTGACAACAAAGGTCCATTGCACCTCACTGACTACCCCGTGGACCTGGATGAGATTGCTTACTTTGTCTGGATGTAG
- the zgc:109965 gene encoding nicalin-1, protein MVDGTYQQACPQPPFLGRQYESRLRSAQSSHAVSTTTRDHNPSCRPGAGLGAMLFKNPGAAMLLLLSVQLVRSVDIPAVTHEFTAYRMQQYNLQQEKHGCRGAIVVAEGQWVDDPGLNRRCVIMKLPDFTMHRYREALRQNAAAVLILLPSNISAVPQDVIQGFMVTEAETLRNQTLIPVYVAPEDEQLLFMYDQLKMAAAAKGLSILVRVFSSMVITSGFQIIVSNNSPIKPVTDTAIVTLEGVLPGKGEDLPTIVITAHYDSFGLAPWLSYGADSNGSGVAILLELIRLFHQLYSDPRSHAPYHLLFSLTGGGKYNFQGTKRWIEENMDHAESSLLHDSVAFVLCLDTLANGDGLFLHVSRPPKPGTPQYAFIKELEQVVSSRFPWVKLGMVHKKINLGESTVAWEHERYGMRRIPGFTLSHLEDPRSEQRGSILDTISQVDIRKLKRNAVIIAEALARFMYNLSDKGSPKELQVFKGQMEIQDSRLSALMSFLSSVPRATQLLDKEPALLLLVNTLEQQLSRYLQQVLRHTFRPDRREPEITFFDQMNQPMMMYRVKPAAFDLFLGGCITAYLGIIYFAVQQFSQLYTKLTKMAMRSKQQ, encoded by the exons ATGGTGGACGGGACTTACCAACAGGCTTGTCCCCAGCCACCCTTCCTAGGTAGGCAGTACGAGTCCAGGTTGCGGTCAGCACAGAGCTCCCACGCCGTCTCCACAAC GACAAGAGACCACAATCCATCCTGCAGGCCAGGGGCGGGGTTAGGAGCCATGCTGTTTAAAAACCCGGGGGCGGCCATGCTGCTCCTGCTGTCAGTGCAGTTGGTGCGCTCCGTGGACATCCCCGCTGTGACCCATGAGTTCACCGCCTACAGGATGCAGCAGTACAACCTGCAGCAGGAGAAACACG GTTGCCGTGGCGCTATAGTGGTCGCCGAGGGACAGTGGGTGGACGACCCGGGCCTGAACCGCCGCTGCGTCATCATGAAGCTCCCAGACTTCACCATGCACCGGTACCGGGAGGCCCTTCGCCAGAACGCCGCCGCCGTCCTCATCCTGTTGCCCAGCAACATCTCCGCAGTCCCCCAGGATGTCATCCAG GGCTTCATGGTCACTGAGGCAGAGACACTGCGGAACCAGACCCTGATACCTGTGTATGTTGCTCCGGAAGACGAGCAGCTGCTGTTCATGTATGACCAGCTCAAGATGGCCGCCGCAGCCAAGGGATTGTCCATACTGGTGCGAG tcttcTCCAGCATGGTGATAACGAGTGGGTTTCAGATAATAGTGAGCAACAACTCTCCAATCAAACCTGTCACCGACACAGCCATCGTCACACTGGAG GGAGTGCTTCCAGGGAAGGGGGAGGACCTACCCACCATTGTAATCACCGCCCACTACGACTCCTTCGGCCTCGCCCCT TGGCTGTCATACGGAGCCGATTCCAACGGAAGCGGGGTGGCCATTCTCCTGGAGCTGATCCGTCTCTTTCACCAATTGTACAGCGACCCCCGCAGCCACGCACC GTATCACCTCCTTTTCTCTCTAACGGGTGGTGGCAAGTACAACTTCCAAGGTACCAAGCGATGGATAGAGGAAAATATGGATCACGCGG AATCTAGCCTCCTTCATGACAGTGTGGCATTTGTGCTATGTTTGGACACTCTGGCCAATGGAGATGGACTCTTTCTGCATGTCTCCCGCCCGCCCAAGCCTGGCACCCCTCAGTACGCCTTCATCAAAGAGCTGGAGCAG GTGGTTTCTTCCCGGTTTCCCTGGGTGAAGCTAGGAATGGTCCACAAGAAGATCAACTTGGGGGAGTCCACAGTGGCTTGGGAGCATGAGCGGTACGGCATGCGTCGGATCCCAGGGTTCACTTTGTCTCACCTGGAGGACCCACGGTCGGAGCAGAGGGGCTCCATCCTGGACACTAT CTCGCAGGTGGACATCAGGAAGCTGAAACGCAACGCTGTCATCATCGCTGAGGCCCTCGCCCGTTTCATGTACAACCTCTCCGACAAG GGTTCCCCAAAGGAGCTGCAGGTTTTTAAGGGCCAAATG GAGATACAGGACAGCCGTCTgtctgcactgatgtccttCCTGTCCTCTGTCCCCCGGGCCACCCAGTTGCTGGATAAGGAGCCTGCGTTGCTCCTCCTGGTCAACACTCTAGAGCAGCAGCTGAGCCGATACCTGCAGCAGGTGCTGAGGCACACCTTCCGCCCTGACCGCAG GGAGCCGGAGATCACATTCTTTGACCAGATGAATCAACCAATGATGATGTACAG GGTAAAGCCAGCTGCATTTGACCTTTTCCTTGGTGGCTGCATCACTGCCTACTTGGGAATAATTTACTTTGCTGTTCAG caattttcacagctgtacaCCAAGCTCACCAAAATGGCTATGAGATCCAAGCAGCAGTAA